The nucleotide sequence CCTCAGGAATACCAATTCCAGTATCGCTAATGATAATTTCAACTTCTCTGACAAAATTATTTACAATGATTTTCACTCTTCCAAGCTCATCAGTAAATCTAACAGCATTATTTATGAGTGCAGTAACTACCTGAGAGAGACTATCTTTATCAGCTTCAATAAATACTTCTTCTTCAGGATGCTCAAAATTAATTTTGATATTTTTATAAGAAGCTAATTCTGAATTTGCATTTATTGCATCCTGAATTAACCTCTGAAGACCAAAATTCGTTTTATTAATTATAACTAATTCTTTATCCTGATCAGAAGCATCTAAAAAGTAGTTGATTAATTTTGCTAACCTTTTGCCCTCACTCATTATCACTTTCATAAACTCTTCTTTCATGGATTCAGCTAAATCCGGATCAGATACTATAGTTTCTGAGAAACCAATTATTGAAGCCAGAGTTGTTCGGAATTCATGAGATATGCCAGATATGAAATCATACTTCAGACGATTGAGTTCTTCAACGACTGATTTCTGCGGAGAAGTCCTTGCTCTTTCGATTTTTAATAATCTATTCACTTCAGTTAATTTCGGTTTTAGCTTCTGCAACTCTGTTTCATATCTTTGCTTATCACTTAAGTCTCTGCCTACTGCTAACAAACCTAAAATTTTATTATTGCTAAAAATTGTATTACAGCTTATTTCAAATGGAAAAGACTGCCCGTATTTTGTTATAAGACTTGCATTAAATTTTAATGGCTTTTTATCACTTAATACTTTGTTCAATGAAAGATTAATAGATGGTGAATCTTTCACATTGATAAAATCCAAAAAATATTTTCCTTTCAATTCATCAGGCTGGTAATCGAGATAACTTTTCACAGCATCATTTGTGAGAATGAATTTTCCTGAACTATCAAGAATGAAAATCAAATCCGGTGAAGTATTAACCAGCAGCTTGAACTTGTTTTCCCATTCATCCAATGTTTTATTATCCTGTTGCGAATCATATTTATTCTCCGTACGATTTTGATTAAAATCGGGTCGTTGCTCAATGAAAATTTTTAGCTGATGGCTGAGAATAGAAAGCACCGGTAATATCCGGTTTTTAGTTTCTTCTTTAAACTCATCAGGATAGTCCGAGAAGAGCAGAATATAGATGAAGAGATTCCTTTCAGAAAAGAAAATCAGATCCTTAATAAAAAATGAAGCCGCAAATCTCTCTTTTAGAAATTCAGGAACTGAAGGAAGTTCACTAAATTTTTCCGTATCAAATCCGCCGGCTTTAAACAATTTGAAGATCAAATCATTTAGCTTTGTAAAATCTGTATCTCGTCCACCCCAAATATTTAGTACTTCGTAACCATGATCATTAAGCTGCAACAGATATC is from Ignavibacteriota bacterium and encodes:
- a CDS encoding PAS domain-containing sensor histidine kinase codes for the protein MPIHSLIENTLHIISKISYSRQGYLLQLNDHGYEVLNIWGGRDTDFTKLNDLIFKLFKAGGFDTEKFSELPSVPEFLKERFAASFFIKDLIFFSERNLFIYILLFSDYPDEFKEETKNRILPVLSILSHQLKIFIEQRPDFNQNRTENKYDSQQDNKTLDEWENKFKLLVNTSPDLIFILDSSGKFILTNDAVKSYLDYQPDELKGKYFLDFINVKDSPSINLSLNKVLSDKKPLKFNASLITKYGQSFPFEISCNTIFSNNKILGLLAVGRDLSDKQRYETELQKLKPKLTEVNRLLKIERARTSPQKSVVEELNRLKYDFISGISHEFRTTLASIIGFSETIVSDPDLAESMKEEFMKVIMSEGKRLAKLINYFLDASDQDKELVIINKTNFGLQRLIQDAINANSELASYKNIKINFEHPEEEVFIEADKDSLSQVVTALINNAVRFTDELGRVKIIVNNFVREVEIIISDTGIGIPEVDQPYIFQRFFKVSRGVSDIPSTGVGLVFVKQIIDLHKGLITVQSEAGSGTTFLVKLPKRSKIEKNEVNFE